A portion of the Betta splendens chromosome 2, fBetSpl5.4, whole genome shotgun sequence genome contains these proteins:
- the cavin2b gene encoding caveolae-associated protein 2b, with protein sequence MVTTETHETQDLLVPTQNQDQQDQTEQQDDNQASPSSPLSGLDPEKLSQGPVNAITVLTLLDKLVNMLDIVQENQHKMEMHQVQMDGVIRGIQADMTKLSKSHSHTSNTVSKLLDKSRKLSVTMKEVREKMETQGAQVKKLEANHAHLVSRNNFKVLIFQEENEIPTSVFVKDPPPFPRDELLRESDELVDEEGNRSQEGGLHTIDLSSDEDVGLEAELDDEEPWPHDLENMEKSRAEKLKRSSLKKVDSLKKAFSRQNIEKKMTKIGTKIVSVEQREKIKQKTSSLKVAPLTFNLRKNRSSSESQPAETSSQIVESFTTEAEVRVSPLDSTELEVPFTEVHAQLAPSEQEDLVKSQEKDLDENIDAAEASGVEEVDLSVVSEGVSQEYALSSTLPQAEKDEEPKAP encoded by the exons ATGGTGACAACTGAGACCCACGAGACCCAGGATCTGCTGGTCCCCACCCAGAACCAGGACCAACAGGACCAGACGGAGCAGCAGGATGATAACCAGGCCTCACCCTCGTCCCCCCTGTCTGGACTGGACCCAGAGAAGCTCAGTCAGGGACCTGTCAACGCCATCACAGTGCTCACTCTGCTGGACAAACTAGTCAATATGTTGGACATTGTGCAGGAGAACCAGCATAAGATGGAG ATGCACCAGGTGCAGATGGATGGCGTGATCAGAGGGATCCAGGCTGATATGACCAAACTGTCCAAGAGTCACAGTCACACCTCGAACACAGTCAGCAAACTGCTGGACAAGAGCCGCAAGCTGTCCGTCACCATGAAGGAG GTGCGTGAGAAGATGGAGACTCAGGGGGCACAGGTGAAGAAGCTGGAGGCGAACCACGCCCACCTGGTCAGTAGGAACAACTTCAAGGTCCTGATCTTCCAG gaggagaacgagATTCCCACCAGCGTTTTCGTGAAGGATCCACCTCCTTTCCCTCGGGATGAGCTTTTGAGGGAAAGTGATGAACTGGTGGATGAGGAGGGGAACCGTTCCCAGGAGGGTGGGCTCCACACCATCGACTTATCCTCTGACGAGGATGTAGGTCTGGAGGCAGAACTCGATGACGAGGAACCGTGGCCTCACGATTTGGAGAACATGGAAAAGTCCAGAGCCGAGAAGCTGAAACGATCAAGCCTGAAGAAG gtcGACAGTCTGAAGAAGGCCTTTTCCAGGCAAAACATAgagaagaaaatgacaaagaTTGGAACAAAGATTGTTTCTGTCGAACAACGGGAGAAGATCAAACAGAAAACCTCCAGCCTAAAAGTTGCACCTTTGACCTTCAACCTCAGGAAG AATCGCAGCAGCTCTGAATCTCAGCCTGCAGAGACCTCGTCTCAGATTGTGGAGTCGTTCACCACGGAGGCCGAGGTCCGGGTGTCCCCACTGGACAGCACCGAGCTGGAGGTTCCCTTCACTGAGGTCCATGCCCAGCTGGCCCCGAGCGAGCAGGAGGATTTGGTGAAAAGTCAGGAGAAAGATTTGGATGAGAACATAGATGCAGCAGAGGCTTCaggtgtggaggaggtggatctGTCAGTGGTGTCAGAGGGGGTTAGTCAGGAATATGCTCTGTCTTCCACACTGCCTCAGGCTGAGAAGGATGAGGAACCCAAAGCACCCTAA
- the ebpl gene encoding emopamil-binding protein-like encodes MESLVPRSLSLVSACSLLACGLQMLAAFMLTQRFGGQSSAEDRRLLLWLYYDVIVHLTLEGPFVYMSLVGTVETSEGPLADLWKEYSRADSRWLGSDPSIVSVEILTVALGSLLGVVLIHAVLNDKYYRHFVQIALSVCELYGGWMTFCPEWLMGSPHLNTSHWLYLWVYLVLFNGLWVLIPALLLVQSWFCLRTMHTFRDQRVATKKMT; translated from the exons ATGGAGTCTCTAGTGCCCCGCAGCTTGTCTCTGGTCTCAGCCTGCTCTCTGTTAGCATGTGGCCTCCAGATGCTAGCTGCTTTTATGCTAACGCAGAGGTTTGGCGGCCAGAGCTCCGCTGAGGACAGACGGCTCCTGCTGTGGTTGTATTATGACGTCATTGTCCACCTGACGCTG GAGGGTCCGTTTGTTTACATGTCTCTGGTCGGGACAGTAGAGACGTCTGAAGGGCCGCTCGCCGACCTCT GGAAGGAGTACAGCCGGGCCGACAGCCGCTGGCTCGGCTCTGACCCGTCCATCGTCTCCGTAGAAATCCTGACCGTCGCCCTCGGCTCTCTGCTCGGAGTCGTCCTCATACATGCGGTGCTGAATGACAAATACTACAG ACACTTCGTCCAGATCgctctgtcagtgtgtgagcTGTATGGAGGATGGATGACCTTCTGTCCTGAATGGCTTATGGGCAGTCCCCACCTCAACACGTCACACTGGCTCTACCTGTGGGTCTACCTGGTGTTGTTTAACGGGCTCTGGGTCCTCATTCCTGCACTGCTGCTAGTCCAGTCCTGGTTCTGCCTGAGGACCATGCACACGTTCAGAGACCAAAGAGTTGCAACCAAAAAAATGACATAA
- the arl11 gene encoding ADP-ribosylation factor-like protein 11 produces the protein MGQAHVSHAPKVVLMGLDSSGKTTLLAHLLRGQVADTSPTIGFNVGTLNLDKNLSLTLWDVGGQKGMRPNWTFYLDDCKALVFVVDSNDPGRLPEAQNALKKVLSDERLRDVPLMVLANKNDLPSALSIEEISTQLNLPSYSKRSWEIQACSALKGLGLQQAFLSVCTMIKKG, from the exons ATGGGTCAAGCTCATGTCTCCCATGCTCCCAAG GTTGTCCTCATGGGTCTGGATTCATCAGGAAAGACTACGTTGCTGGCTCATCTATTAAGAGGACAG GTGGCGGATACGTCTCCAACCATTGGTTTCAATGTGGGGACTCTGAACCTGGACAAGAACCTATCTCTGACTTTGTGGGACGTGGGGGGACAGAAGGGCATGAGGCCCAACTGGAC GTTTTACCTGGACGACTGTAAGGCCTTGGTCTTTGTAGTGGACAGCAACGACCCGGGTCGTCTCCCTGAGGCCCAAAACGCCCTGAAAAAGGTTCTGAGTGACGAGAGGCTTCGAGATGTACCTCTGATGGTTTTGGCCAACAAGAATGACTTGCCCAGTGCCCTTAGCATCGAGGAG ATTTCCACCCAACTGAACCTCCCCAGCTACAGCAAGCGGTCATGGGAGATCCAGGCCTGCAGCGCCCTGAAGGGACTTGGCCTCCAGCAGGCCTTCCTGTCAGTCTGCACCATGATCAAGAAGGGCTGA
- the eef1b2 gene encoding elongation factor 1-beta: MGFGDLKSTSGLVVLNDFLSERSYIEGFVPSQADVAVFEAISKPPSADLCHALRWYNHIKSYQDQKNSLPGVKKPLGQYGPAGVADATSASVPASKAKDEDDDDDFDLFGSDDEDDAEAAKLKEERLAAYAAKKSKKPALIAKSSILLDVKPWDDETDMSKLEECVRSIQMDGLVWGQSKFVPVGYGIKKLQIGCVVEDDKVGTDILEEKITAFEDFVQSMDVAAFNKI, translated from the exons ATGGGTTTTGGTGATCTGAAGTCCACCTCCGGCCTTGTTGTACTAAACGACTTCCTCTCTGAGCGCAGCTACATCGAGGG GTTCGTCCCGTCCCAGGCTGATGTCGCTGTCTTTGAGGCCATCTCCAAACCCCCCTCTGCTGACCTGTGCCATGCGCTTCGCTGGTACAATCACATCAAGTCTTACCAGGACCAAAAGAACAG TCTGCCAGGTGTGAAGAAACCTCTGGGTCAGTACGGTCCAGCAGGTGTAGCTGATgccacctctgcctccgtccCTGCCTCTAAAGCtaaagatgaagatgacgaCGATGACTTTGACCTGTTTGGCTCCGATGATGAG GATGATGCAGAGGCCGCTAAGCTGAAGGAGGAGCGTCTGGCAGCATATGCTGCCAAGAAGTCAAAGA AACCTGCCCTCATTGCCAAATCTTCAATTCTGTTGGATGTGAAACCATGGGATGACGAGACAGACATGTCCAAGCTGGAGGAATGTGTTCGCAGTATCCAAATGGATGGACTAGTCTGGGGACAGT CCAAATTTGTCCCTGTGGGGTACGGCATCAAAAAGCTGCAGATCGGCTGTGTGGTTGAAGATGACAAG GTGGGTACAGACATTCTGGAGGAGAAGATCACAGCGTTTGAGGACTTTGTTCAGTCAATGGATGTTGCAGCTTTCAACAAAATCTGA